In Xiphophorus maculatus strain JP 163 A chromosome 9, X_maculatus-5.0-male, whole genome shotgun sequence, the genomic window CCAGAAGGCAACTAGTGCATTCTTTGCATATGTTGCAGCTTTACTGTTGCAGAAGTCCGTCACCTTACTAATTCGTTCACCGCGAAAGGCGTCCAGTTGTCCTGTACAGTCTTCATCCTGTGACAACGGGGTCTACGGGGTCATTATTGGGAAAATTTGCTTCAGAAAAAGTCTTCAGGTGTGTGGTGCTAAATGTAGGGATCCGCTCCTTTATTAGTGTAGAGCAGGAGTGGCATCGCCGATGTGCGCGGGCCGCTGATTGTGTCCTAGTTCCACACTGGATGACCCTCCTTCCTTTTCGTTTTCAGTTCCTCCGCCTGAAGGAGCCTCAAAGATTCCAGTTATGggttttcttctccttcctctctcctcctgaCCGTGCTTTCATCCCGTTGTGGCGTCAGTAGCGAGGCTTTCCAGGAGTGTTCTATAAATGTCCGAGCGGAGGAACCGCGGGTACGAGTCTCTTTCCATCAGCCCGTAAACTATCTTCTGAGCTTCGTCAAAGCAGTGCATGGTGGGAGTCTTGACGTTTCTTTTGATCTGCTCTCGAGTGTGATAGTCAATGTTGATCTGGAATGAGGCACACAGATAGGTATGAGGGGGATTTGAGCCAAGAGTGAGAGATGGGAGATTCAACATttgagctgctgtttttttcacTAACACATAGagcttaaaatgtaaaacagaaactgtatgggtgcgtgtgggcgtgtgtgtctGAATGGAAAGACATCTCCCAACTTGCTTTACCTCTTTAGGTGATTCTGCTTTGATGAACTGCTCATATATCTTCTTAGCTCTCGAGGACAATTTAAATGAAGACTTAATCTTCTTGTAGTCCTCACAAGTGAGCCAAAATTCAATATTCTCATCACTATATTCTGATTTGAGGAAGTTACGAAAGGTGGCCAGTCCATCTGACGGAGGAACAAACAACAGCAGGCTTAGCCACACTTAAGGCACAAATAGCATTTCTTTTGAACTGTTCTGTAAGTCAGTTATTGCATGcaaactttcattttctttaacctAATTTACTGCCTTAGCAGCATTTTAATTCTGAAGAGGAAAACAACTTACATTTAGATTCAAGAAGCCTTTCCAGAGACTGTGACCATTGTTGGGTGTCTTCTAAACTTAGCCCGCTGGGAGAGAAAACAAGTTGGATTACTTAACCAGAATCAAATTTGAGTGAAGTAAATCTACAAGGACAGAAAAGGCTCTGAGGCATTTAGGCCAAGAAGGCCTTTGCAGATGTGATCAAGTTCATACAGAAATGTTGAACCCTGGGATTAGCTGGCACTAGCATGTATCGTTCCAAAGCAAACACTGTGCTGCTAGATCATTTGAATCCTTTCGTGATGCCATAGATGGAGATGATTGTAGCAGGCCGGctcttttaaaactgaaatgtatgCAAAACAGTATATAAGATTCCTCACCTCTCTGAGCATTGAGGCGTCTGTGAGAACATGCACTGGAGTCGACACATAAAGTTCTTTCCACTGTgtagaaataagaaatacatGAGTTCATCCTTCACTGATTTGCTGTTCTTAAATAATTCTctagtgagtgtgtgtgaaagcATGAAGAGaatgtaagtaaataaaaaggaagaacttaacattcaaaatgtaatcACAATGTTATTTTGTCCTCcaaaaagacatattttattaccattccctgtttttctaaaatttcatatttttccagcGTTAACAAGTTAATCAAgagttaaaacaaatcaaaatctttCAGATAAATCATGTGGTTaacaaatatcttaaaatattaCCAAGGCAGCATATCTACAACACATCCCATTTTAAAAGTACTTACAGCGTGTTGTTTCTGTTCCTGTCATCTCGGTCCATGATGAAGTGATGAGTGCTGGGTGGTTTGGCTTTTATGCTGGGCATTGTTTTGTTAGGTCCACACTCTCAGGCTCTTGGTCCTGGTCATGCTGTGTCTAAGAGGTACTCAGGAGGGTTCCCCCTGCGATGCAGCTTTTTATACGAAGGTTTCCTGTCGCCACAGCCTGGGGCTGCTGGGATACCTCAGCAGCTCTACTCAGACTAAAGAGGAAGtaccccttcctcctcctcccgccTGCTGAGCTTCTCCTCCTACTTCACAGTTCGAAACAACACATGCAGTGCCTGAATGCCTTCCTCCTCCTGATGCCTTCCTCCCTATTATGTCTCGCTGATTCTTCTCCTTTCCCGTCTGCTGTTGCTTTTCAGACTCTCCTCCTTGCTGGTCTAACCAAACAAACAGCAGTCTCTTAGGCTGAAAGCATGCagtgtttgaattatttttagtcTGGCTGCGCAGATGCAAATGACAGCAACAGAGAGTGTGATAGGCAAATTTCCAACCATCTCGTGCAGTATGTTAAGCAGCTCATGAGATGAGACTAACTTCTGATCTCATGATAACGCAAATGGAAAGGCTGTTCTTCACAACAAATTACACAGCAAGAAACTTACATCTTCGTTTAtcccacaaaaaagaaagaatttgcaaaaaaacaaaacaaaaaaacatgcaatgtgAGGTCACAGCCTTTTGTAAGAAAGAGGAAACACCAGAGTGATTGCAACAGAGACCGAGCAAAGGGACAGGAAGTAAGAGAGACGGCCAGGACGTCACATTGTGACCAGTCTCATTTGGAAACCACCAAGTTGGTGTCTAAAATGTTTAGCTTGGACAAactgaaatctttaaaattgtGGTGAGAATAGAAAAAATACTCGTGGACCAACACGGCagagaccaacaaaaaaacagagcaccaacaaaacagaaaacaatagcACTAGCATAAAataacagagcaataaaaaacattcatacaACAAAATGCACCAACAGCCTTATCTGTAATAATGATATCCTTCAAAGCAAAGAAACTTTAGCATCTAAATATCTAGACAAGCATGAATGATTTTGCCAAAGGAAGCAGATTCTTTTTTACTTGAAGGAGCACAGATATTTATCAGTTCACCCTGTTAGCAATTCAACAAATTGGGAGCTGACAGGAGTAAAGAGACTCAGAGTCAGTGCCAGAAATCCACTTGCTGTGTGGGAACTTGAAGTGAACTGGACAGTGTCTTGGCATGAGGCTAGCTATAACTGATATTAGCATTTGTGGTGCTGACCGCTGACGTTTGAGGTTGTCTTCAGATCAGCTGTGATCAGTCCCAGACACTTTGGCTTGTGCCTTAGCAGATactgaaaactgaaacacaGTGTTGGGAATTTACGTGTCGACATTTCATCATGAACTGCATGTTGTCCTGTAGAAATACAGACGTTATCCTGGAAAGCATTTAAGTACAATGCATCAAACATCCGATTGCTGTGTATTTGATTTAGTTTGAGAAAGTAAAGAGGTTTTCTGGAAAATGGAAACCACTTTAATATGTGTTTGGTTAGTGATACATTTCTCGTGTGCAAATAGCAATgtagtgaaataaaaaaggatagTTTCACAGCTAATATGTTACTTAATTTTCACATGAAAAGCATTCATCTTTTCTCAGTGTAAAAATACTGCTGCAGGATGTCCACAAATCTCTCTGGAGATGACATTAAATGCATTATGACCTCTAAAACCTTTTCCTGACCTAGTGCAGGATGATGACTGGTTGTAAACCATTTTGCATTTGCCATAACCCTTTGAGTTTTGGCTACTGAATGTCATCCATGAGCTAACAAGTAGTAATTTCTCAGCCTCCAATAAAGCCATTGTTGTCAACACCAGTACTGTTAGAAAAGTATTTGCCACTTTTTAGAGTTGTTTAtgtgtttcctttatttaacatgattctatattttaaatcattgaccatttttacattttaaacaactaTAACCAGAGTAAGCACAAAAAGCAAgcaaattatgatttaatttatcatgGGAAAATAATTCTCAAACTAGCCAGTCCCTATGTGAACACACAACAGGCCAAGCCCCCTTCGTTATATCAAAACCAGTGGTCTACcacatttttaaaccacattttcaataaaaaaatttctagTGGTGAGACttgataaaaaacatttcattgaaTTAATAGCAAGATCTGTACTTAAAAACCATTAACCATATTTAATCAACAACAATATATattcaaaataagcaacattttcaattgaaAAACCCTTCCAACcctttcaagtgtttcaggaacccATACAACTCGCTACATGGAACACCTTTGAAAAActacttctttagaaatgtggactgtgaaTGCTGGCATTCTAGATGAGTTaggtgattggctgattcactcttttgttgaaaagaaattgaGCACGTGTCCAGTATAAAGTGGACAATAAGTCTATATAATGAGGAAAGAACTTCCACTGATACAActgtgaaattttgagattttaggCTTGCTCAGTGAACGACAACCAGTTCTGCTTGCTTGAGACTCAGTGGAGAGTAGTGTTGCAACCTGTCATACCGCTATTGACTAAAAATCTCTACAGTAAAGAGATAAAGCAAACAACTTTCAAATTTTAGAAACTCAGTTTATTCAGCCCACAATTTTAGAgattagaaatatatatttttttaaataatttcttttgagACATGCTAAAACGAATTTTAGCATGTTTGAGGTTGCATGACTGCTTGCTAAGCTCTGCTATTACATAACCTAAGAATGAGATTGGGTTTGCTAGTGGCCACAGCACTTACCGCTTCCTGAATGCTAGCACACACTGAACATGCCAATTTATGCCTGCAGCATAGGAGATAGAGTGATGGGGTTTTGGTAGTTTCTCTGAACAATCGACACTCCCACCTTAGGGTGAATTGATCGAGCTATTCACTCTTTGGAATATCGGCATGATAGTACTTCAAGCTTTT contains:
- the LOC102227003 gene encoding regulator of G-protein signaling 21-like; translated protein: MPSIKAKPPSTHHFIMDRDDRNRNNTLGKNFMCRLQCMFSQTPQCSESGLSLEDTQQWSQSLERLLESKYGLATFRNFLKSEYSDENIEFWLTCEDYKKIKSSFKLSSRAKKIYEQFIKAESPKEINIDYHTREQIKRNVKTPTMHCFDEAQKIVYGLMERDSYPRFLRSDIYRTLLESLATDATTG